The genome window GTAGCTTTGGTAGAAGTGCAAGCGAACTTAAAAGATCAATCATCTAAGACGTATCAAGTGACTTTAGAAAAGATCAATAATAAATGGTTTGTGGTTAATTTTAAATAATTCTCAAACTTATTAAACATAAAAAAAGCGTTCAGATTCTGAACGCTTTTCTTGTTTTATATTGAAATGAATTATTGTCCGTTAGCTTCTTTAGCAGCGTCCGCTTTCATTTTTTCGTTTGCAGTAATCGCAATTTCTACACGACGGTTTTGAGCACGTCCTTCTGCAGTTGTATTATCAGCAATTGGCTCTTCTAAACCTTTTCCTTTCGATGTTAAACGAGAAGAAGCAATCCCTTTAGAAACTAAATAATCTTTTACAGATTGTGCACGTTTTTGAGATAATGGTAAATTATAACCTTGAGAACCTACGTTATCAGTGTGCCCAACGATTAATAAATCTGTATCAGGATATTCATTGAAAACTTCTACTAATTTATCTAAGTTAGATTTAGCAACAGCAGTTAAAGAAGCTTTGTTGTAATCAAAAGTAACTTTAGAGTTTTCATCTAAAATTAAGTTAATCCCTTCTTCCGTTCTTACAACTTCTGCACCTGGTAAAACTTGCTCAATTTTTTGCGCTTGTTTATCCATGTTGTTACCAATAACACCACCAGCAGCTCCACCTACAGCAGCACCAATTACAGCACCTAAAGCAGTGTTACCACCTTTACCGATATTATTACCTAAGATTCCTCCAATAACACCACCAGCTACAGCACCAATACCAGCACCTTTTTGTGTATTATTTGCATTTTGTACAGCTGTACAAGAAGACATCATAAATGATCCTCCTAATACAATTGCGGCTATTTTAGTATTTATTTTTTTCATAATTTCTAAGTTTTTTAAATTGTTGATTAACGTACGAAGTTATAAATCACTTGAGCAATTTTTCCGTTTGCATTGATATCTTGTACCAATTTCATCGAATTTGCATCAACATAATCTACACGCATTTTATATCCTGCTGTATTTTGTTTCGCTTTGATTCCTGTAACATCTTTGAAGATGAAATAAGTTGTAGAACCATCTTGTTGTAAATCCCAAATAATGTTAGCCGTTCCTGAAGGACAATCTCCACCTGCATTATTGAAAGTGTAAGTTCCTTTTTTGTTGTTTTGAACCAAGTTCCAAGTAGAACCTTCATAACATTCTGGATTTGCTGTGTCAAAAACTTTCGCAACTGCATCAGTAATTTTTACATTACCTTGTACCTCGTTTGTTGTTAAACCTTGGTAGTCTACATTTGTCAAAGTCCATGCACCTCTTACTTCTTTACCTGTTTGTATTTCTTGTTTTGCAACGGTTGTAGATGCACAAGAAGTTAAAAATGCTGAAGCGCATATCCCAAATAATAAAATACTTTTTTTCATAGCTATTTATTTTATCTATTATTAATCTTAAAAAACGGCTTTTATAAATTAGATTTAATAAAGTTTTAGAAAAAAAACGATTCCTAATACGTCTGATTAGATAATCATTCTTTAAAAACGCTTATTTTAATTTTCAGCTTTAATAATATAGATTAAAGACGAATATTGACCTGTTTTTTTAGCTTGAGTATTAGACTTCAAACCAATTCTAAGCGCATTGATAAAACCTAACTTATTACCTTTATATTTTTCAGATAGTAGACTCACATAAAATGAATCTAATTTCATCGGGTGGATAGATTCAATTTTCATACCAAAGTTGCTAAATAACTTTCGCATGCTGGTTTCTGTGAAATGCCATAAATGACGAGGTACATCATAAGCCGCCCAATGTTCACCATAATATTTAGCATCATACGATTGGTGGTTTGGTACAGCTATTACTAAGATACCACTTTTTGTTAAATGTTTCTTTAGTTCTGTAATTATTTCTTTCAGATTAGGGATATGTTCTAAAACATGCCACAAGGTAATCACATCATACTTTTCTGTATTCTGTTCTAATTCTGTAGAAGTAACTTTTTCGATTCCAACTTTTGATTGCGCAATTCGTCTTGCCGAATCATTTGGTTCCATTCCCAAAACATCGTAACCATTTTTTTGAAGATGCTCTAAAAAATCTCCAACGCCACAACCATAATCTAGAATTTTTTTACCAGTACCAACTTTATTAATCAATTCTAATTTATTATTTAGATTGATTGATTTTGCCATTTGATAAAAACGTTCGAAAATAGATTTCTTTCCATCGGTATGGGAAATGTAATTTTTACTTTCGTAATACTTTCCTAAATTTTCGATAGGCTGGGGGAGAGTATACAAAACTTCGGTTTCTGAATCTTCGTAAATCTCGAACTTTTCTCCTGTTAAAAAATAATCTTTTAAATCTAATTTCTTAATACCAGAAAATCCTTCTTTTGAAGGATTTTCTTGAGATGTTTCACGTGGAACATTTTCCATATTATCTTCCCATGTAAATTAATAATACACTTATGTCTGCTGGCGACACACCACTAATTCTTGATGCTTGCGCTACCGTTGCAGGTTTTATTTTTGTTAATTTTTGACGAGCTTCTATCGACATCGAACCAAAAACATGATAATCTATATCAGCTGGAATTTTTAGATTTTCCAAACGATGCAATTTATCTGCATTCTGTTGTTCTTTCTTAATATAACCTTTGTATTTGATCTGAATTTCTGTTTGCTCTAATTCTTCTTGATCGTATTCATTCGTTTCAATAAATTCTTTCACACGATTCAATTTTGTGAAGTCAGAAAGCTTTAATTCAGGACGAGAAATAACCGAAATCATTTTGTTTGGTTGTTTCAAAGGTGTTCCTTCACGCTCTTCAATTACATCATTTATCTCTTGTGGCTTGATAGAATTTTCTTCGAAATAATTAACAAGCTTTTCAGCTTTATCAAATTTTTCTTCCATTCTTCTCAAGCGATCTTCTGAGGCTAAACCAAGTTCAAAACTTTTTCGTGTTAAACGTTCATCTGCATTATCTTGTCTCAATAAGATACGATATTCTGCACGAGACGTAAACATACGATAAGGTTCTTCTGTACCTTTTGTAATTAAATCGTCGATTAAAACTCCTATATATGCTTCGTTACGATTTAAGATAAATGGATCTTTTCCTTTAATTTTTAACACAGCATTTATACCCGCCATCAAGCCTTGAGAAGCAGCTTCTTCATAACCTGTTGTTCCGTTAATTTGTCCAGCACAATATAAATTATCAATTAGTTTAGTTTCTAACGTATGTTTTAATTGTGTCGGTGGGAAATAATCGTATTCGATGGCATATCCAGGACGCAAAATTTTTGCATTTTCAAAACCAGGAACAGAACGTAAAGCTCTTGCTTGAATATCATCAGGCAAAGAAGTTGAGAATCCATTTATGTAGAATTCCATTGTGTGCCAACCTTCCGGTTCTGCAAAAATTTGATGACGATCTTTGTCTGCAAAACGATTAATTTTATCTTCGATAGATGGACAATATCTTGGTCCAGTCGATTTAATTGTTCCGTTAAACATTGGAGAACGATCAAAACCTTCGCGCAATAAATCGTGAACTTCTTGATTTGTATAGGTAATCCAACAAGAACGTTGTTTTGTTAATTTTGGCGTATTTGTGTAAGAGAATTTCGAAGGATTTTCATCACCTGGTTGTTCAACCATTTTCGTATAATCGATAGAACGACCATCTACACGAGGAGGAGTTCCTGTTTTCATTCTTCCAGCTTCGAAACCTAAATCAACCAATTGTTCCGTAATTCCAAAAGCAGCAGATTCTCCCATGCGTCCACCTCCAAATTGTTTTTCTCCGATATGAATCAAACCATTCAAGAAAGTACCATTTGTAAGAACAACAGATTTAGAACGAATTTTCATTCCCATTGCTGTAATTACTCCACAAACTTTACCATTTTCAATGATTAAATTTTTAACCATATCTTGAAAGAAGTCAACATTCTCTGTTCTCTCTAAAGATAAACGCCATTCTTCTGCAAAACGCATACGATCTGATTGTGCACGTGGAGACCACATTGCAGGACCTTTTGATTGATTCAGCATCTTGAATTGAATCGCAGTTTTGTCGGTAATAATACCAGAGTATCCACCTAAAGCGTCAATCTCGCGAACAATTTGTCCTTTTGCTATTCCACCCATAGCAGGATTACAAGACATTTGTCCGATTGTTTGTAAGTTCATTGTAACAAGAAGCGTTTTTGCTCCTAAATTGGCTGCTGCCGCTGTTGCTTCTGCACCTGCGTGACCACCACCAACTACAATTACATCATATTCTGATTGAAATATCATTTGATTGTAAACTTATTTTTCTTGTTAAAATAATAAATGTTCCACGTGGAACATTATTGATTTAGATAGCTACTAAATGTTTCTAAATATTGATTTTCTTTAGCAGTCATCAATTCTTTGTCATCTGGTTCTTTGTCCATATAACCAGCAAAATGTAATATTCCGTGGATAACAACACGAGCCAATTCGTTCTCAAAAGAAACACCATTTTGCTCTGCATTATCTTTGATTCGTTCGACGCTAATAAAAATATCACCCATCAATTCGTCTTCAATAGAATTATCGAACCCGATAACATCTGTGTAATAATCGTGGTCTAAATATTGTCGATTAATTTGAAGTAAGTATTCATCATCACAGAAAATATAGTTTAAATCTTCTAATGTTTTCCCTTCATTCTTCATACTCTCTACGATCCAATCTATCCAAGTTTGAGCATCTTTTAGCTCAAAATCTGTTTCGTAAAATAATTCTATCATTGTTCTAAAACCAGTAACCTAAACTTAAATTAAATAATCCTTTTTTTGTGTAAGGCGAATAACTCCAAATGAAATTTAAAGGTCCTAATGGACTATCGTAGCCATAGGTAACGCCATACCCAAGATATTTGTAATCTGTTAAACTTAATTGCTCAAATCTATCTGTGATATTTGCAATATTCATAAATACACTTGTGTAATGATTTTTCAAAATTCGAGCTTGTATATGAGAGCCAAACAGCAATTGATTGTCGCCAATCGCAGAGCCAAAAGGAAGCCCATAAAACTTGGTATAATTGAAAAAATCTTGTTCAACATAACCTCCGATATAAAACTTCTGAGGCAACGTTACATTATCGTTGAAAAAGGTTCCAAAGTTAGCAGTAAATCTGTAACTTAGGAAATTATTTAACGGAAAATTTGCCTCTAAATTCGATTCTAACAAATAGTTATTTTCAAACCCAGCTACATTAGAATCAAACAAATACTTGAAACTTCCATCAAATTTTAAACCACTCCGTGCAAAATTTGCATTATTTCGATTATCTGCTTTGACATACCCATACGCTTTCCAATAATAACCTTCGGATTTTGCAGGAAATTCGTCATTAGATGTAATATAATTATTCGTGAATACTTTCGCATATTGATGCTCTAATCCAACGCCAATCGCAAACTTTTCTTTGATCGTCGATTGAATGTAGAGTTGATTGATGTATTCTCTAAAGTTGTAATTTACTTTTTTGTAGATATTATCTGGACCGAATAAGTTTCTCAAATCAATTTCTTTGTCAAAATAATGCGAAAAAGAGTTGAAACCAATGCTTGGAAAATAACCATTATCAATGAAGAAATTGATGTTATATCGCGCATAATCTCCAACCACAACATCAGCAGATAGCACCGAGTTTTTGACAAATAAATTCTTTGAAGTGAAGTTTAAAAGTAATCCTGTTTTGAATAAATCATCGTAATGTAATCCAAAACGGATTGATTGTTTGGTCTTATTTTCTTGAACTTTTAACGTCAATAAATTCTCTTCATCGTTAATTTCTGAGATTTTATACGTGATATTATTGAAGTTTCCAGAAGCATACAATTTCGAAATTCCAGCTTTTAAATCATCATATTTTATAATTTCAGGAGTACGAATCCCTAGCTTACCTTCGATGTAATTTGTGTTGAAGTTTTTCAATCCTTCTACTTCAATTTCTTTCACTAAAACATAATCATCAAGTTTAATTTCGTTTCGAGTTTTGTTTGAAGCATGCTGTTTTTTTGCAATTTCTTTGAGTTGATCATATACT of Empedobacter falsenii contains these proteins:
- the ybeY gene encoding rRNA maturation RNase YbeY produces the protein MIELFYETDFELKDAQTWIDWIVESMKNEGKTLEDLNYIFCDDEYLLQINRQYLDHDYYTDVIGFDNSIEDELMGDIFISVERIKDNAEQNGVSFENELARVVIHGILHFAGYMDKEPDDKELMTAKENQYLETFSSYLNQ
- a CDS encoding OmpA family protein — encoded protein: MKKINTKIAAIVLGGSFMMSSCTAVQNANNTQKGAGIGAVAGGVIGGILGNNIGKGGNTALGAVIGAAVGGAAGGVIGNNMDKQAQKIEQVLPGAEVVRTEEGINLILDENSKVTFDYNKASLTAVAKSNLDKLVEVFNEYPDTDLLIVGHTDNVGSQGYNLPLSQKRAQSVKDYLVSKGIASSRLTSKGKGLEEPIADNTTAEGRAQNRRVEIAITANEKMKADAAKEANGQ
- a CDS encoding class I SAM-dependent methyltransferase, which encodes MENVPRETSQENPSKEGFSGIKKLDLKDYFLTGEKFEIYEDSETEVLYTLPQPIENLGKYYESKNYISHTDGKKSIFERFYQMAKSINLNNKLELINKVGTGKKILDYGCGVGDFLEHLQKNGYDVLGMEPNDSARRIAQSKVGIEKVTSTELEQNTEKYDVITLWHVLEHIPNLKEIITELKKHLTKSGILVIAVPNHQSYDAKYYGEHWAAYDVPRHLWHFTETSMRKLFSNFGMKIESIHPMKLDSFYVSLLSEKYKGNKLGFINALRIGLKSNTQAKKTGQYSSLIYIIKAEN
- a CDS encoding lipocalin family protein, whose translation is MKKSILLFGICASAFLTSCASTTVAKQEIQTGKEVRGAWTLTNVDYQGLTTNEVQGNVKITDAVAKVFDTANPECYEGSTWNLVQNNKKGTYTFNNAGGDCPSGTANIIWDLQQDGSTTYFIFKDVTGIKAKQNTAGYKMRVDYVDANSMKLVQDINANGKIAQVIYNFVR
- the mnmG gene encoding tRNA uridine-5-carboxymethylaminomethyl(34) synthesis enzyme MnmG — protein: MIFQSEYDVIVVGGGHAGAEATAAAANLGAKTLLVTMNLQTIGQMSCNPAMGGIAKGQIVREIDALGGYSGIITDKTAIQFKMLNQSKGPAMWSPRAQSDRMRFAEEWRLSLERTENVDFFQDMVKNLIIENGKVCGVITAMGMKIRSKSVVLTNGTFLNGLIHIGEKQFGGGRMGESAAFGITEQLVDLGFEAGRMKTGTPPRVDGRSIDYTKMVEQPGDENPSKFSYTNTPKLTKQRSCWITYTNQEVHDLLREGFDRSPMFNGTIKSTGPRYCPSIEDKINRFADKDRHQIFAEPEGWHTMEFYINGFSTSLPDDIQARALRSVPGFENAKILRPGYAIEYDYFPPTQLKHTLETKLIDNLYCAGQINGTTGYEEAASQGLMAGINAVLKIKGKDPFILNRNEAYIGVLIDDLITKGTEEPYRMFTSRAEYRILLRQDNADERLTRKSFELGLASEDRLRRMEEKFDKAEKLVNYFEENSIKPQEINDVIEEREGTPLKQPNKMISVISRPELKLSDFTKLNRVKEFIETNEYDQEELEQTEIQIKYKGYIKKEQQNADKLHRLENLKIPADIDYHVFGSMSIEARQKLTKIKPATVAQASRISGVSPADISVLLIYMGR
- a CDS encoding patatin-like phospholipase family protein, with protein sequence MTFAQETKNDSTRLKVGVVLSGGGAKGYAHVGALKKIEEAGIKIDYIGGTSMGAIIGGLYAAGYTPDELEKIMHQLDISSLITQNKDRAEIPFFEKAYKEKYILELPFDKFKLTIPNAISKGQGPLDLLTYLLRPVHDIDDFNKLPTPFVCIGTDLETGEEKVFRSGFLPRVILASGAYPTMLDPVAIDGKIYVDGGVVNNFPVKEVKDMGADIIIGVELGDGLQKRDDLNSAIDILSQIMTMSIVKKTDEQKKLVDLLIKPELKEYAVTSFDEVDSIYNRGLIASEKVYDQLKEIAKKQHASNKTRNEIKLDDYVLVKEIEVEGLKNFNTNYIEGKLGIRTPEIIKYDDLKAGISKLYASGNFNNITYKISEINDEENLLTLKVQENKTKQSIRFGLHYDDLFKTGLLLNFTSKNLFVKNSVLSADVVVGDYARYNINFFIDNGYFPSIGFNSFSHYFDKEIDLRNLFGPDNIYKKVNYNFREYINQLYIQSTIKEKFAIGVGLEHQYAKVFTNNYITSNDEFPAKSEGYYWKAYGYVKADNRNNANFARSGLKFDGSFKYLFDSNVAGFENNYLLESNLEANFPLNNFLSYRFTANFGTFFNDNVTLPQKFYIGGYVEQDFFNYTKFYGLPFGSAIGDNQLLFGSHIQARILKNHYTSVFMNIANITDRFEQLSLTDYKYLGYGVTYGYDSPLGPLNFIWSYSPYTKKGLFNLSLGYWF